A section of the Methanobacterium formicicum DSM 3637 genome encodes:
- a CDS encoding cytochrome c biogenesis CcdA family protein, protein METGFLLSFLAGVASIVSPCVLPLIPIVVGFSLLKRKNTEIVAFGLGFFLLFALITILTAIFTAAINYYLLYFRIAAAVILVIIGVLFIVNKRLFNISAPSISNTPDSEKGIVGSFLMGFLTCLAWSPCFGPYVVAVATYSASTGNIGYSIINMAIFAGGFSLTILLMAFLMSKIDFKAILKYSDWIRIISGVIIAFAGLYMLIGFL, encoded by the coding sequence ATGGAAACAGGTTTTCTACTATCTTTTTTAGCAGGAGTAGCGTCAATTGTATCACCCTGCGTTCTACCACTCATACCAATCGTGGTTGGCTTTTCCTTACTTAAACGGAAGAATACAGAGATAGTTGCCTTTGGTCTGGGATTCTTCCTCCTATTTGCCCTAATAACCATACTAACCGCCATCTTCACAGCCGCCATAAATTATTATCTTTTATATTTCAGAATAGCCGCTGCAGTGATCCTGGTTATAATTGGGGTCCTGTTCATTGTCAATAAAAGGCTGTTTAATATTTCCGCACCCTCTATTTCCAATACTCCTGATTCAGAAAAGGGAATAGTTGGATCTTTTCTAATGGGATTTTTAACCTGCCTGGCATGGTCGCCCTGTTTCGGTCCTTACGTGGTTGCAGTAGCAACCTACAGTGCATCAACCGGAAACATAGGTTACAGTATAATAAACATGGCCATCTTCGCAGGAGGATTTTCATTAACCATACTCCTCATGGCATTTTTAATGTCAAAAATAGATTTCAAAGCCATATTAAAATATTCAGATTGGATAAGGATTATTTCAGGGGTTATAATTGCTTTTGCGGGTTTGTATATGTTGATTGGTTTTTTATGA
- a CDS encoding 7-cyano-7-deazaguanine synthase, translating to MTKNVLVLFSGGIDSTACINYYLKLGFDVKAVFIDYGQITSKKEFQSAKNIAEYYKISLDNFIFKNSKIFSQGEIKGRNAFFIFALLLNHAEFSGILSLGIHSSVYYYDCSEKFLKDIQKVLDGYTDGRIVLDAPFLKWDKQMIYDYCKANEIPIHLTYSCENGVNKPCGVCNSCKDRRTLNVS from the coding sequence ATGACTAAAAATGTGCTTGTACTTTTTAGTGGGGGAATTGATTCAACTGCTTGTATAAATTATTATCTAAAACTTGGCTTTGATGTTAAAGCTGTATTTATAGATTATGGTCAAATAACATCTAAAAAAGAGTTTCAAAGCGCTAAAAATATTGCTGAATATTACAAAATTAGTTTAGATAATTTTATTTTTAAAAATTCTAAGATTTTTTCACAAGGAGAAATAAAAGGGCGAAATGCATTTTTTATTTTTGCTTTACTTCTTAATCATGCTGAATTTAGTGGAATATTATCATTAGGTATTCATTCAAGTGTTTATTATTATGATTGTTCTGAAAAATTCTTAAAAGATATTCAAAAAGTATTAGATGGATATACTGATGGTAGAATAGTTTTAGATGCTCCGTTTCTTAAATGGGATAAACAAATGATATATGATTATTGCAAAGCTAATGAAATTCCAATTCATTTAACATATAGCTGTGAAAATGGAGTGAATAAACCTTGCGGAGTATGTAACTCATGTAAAGATAGGAGAACTTTGAATGTTAGCTAG
- a CDS encoding CBASS oligonucleotide cyclase, which yields MREEVRDSIRTTDGGSFETDVSTEINEILADYNDRDIEAIQDHLNEIKKIIGEEIEGSIDLKFGGSVSKNTYVDGLSDIDTLLFIDKTELTDSAPKDVLEYIASQLNGTLNGYTNIECGKLAVTIDFDDGNKIQILPAMKKGEGFKIPSIDGTKWSKVVRPDKFASKLTEVNKSINNNVVPAIKLAKGIISQFPEDQQLKGYHIESIAIKAFQRYPNSEKTTKKALLTHFFEKAKEIVKKPITDSSNQSFHVDGYLGNENSKKRRAASNMLNKVFEKMERANVSCSAAAWSEILGR from the coding sequence ATGCGAGAAGAAGTAAGAGATTCTATCAGAACAACAGATGGGGGGTCATTTGAAACCGATGTTTCAACTGAAATTAATGAAATTTTGGCAGATTATAATGATAGAGACATTGAGGCCATACAAGATCATCTTAATGAAATTAAAAAAATAATTGGAGAAGAAATTGAAGGATCAATTGATCTAAAATTTGGGGGGTCTGTGAGTAAAAATACATACGTCGATGGTTTAAGTGATATTGATACATTATTATTCATTGATAAAACTGAACTTACTGATTCAGCACCCAAAGATGTATTAGAATATATCGCATCACAATTAAATGGCACGTTAAATGGATATACTAATATTGAGTGTGGTAAGTTAGCAGTGACAATTGATTTTGATGATGGGAATAAAATACAAATACTTCCAGCGATGAAAAAGGGGGAAGGATTTAAAATTCCTTCAATTGATGGTACAAAATGGTCCAAGGTAGTACGACCAGATAAATTTGCTAGTAAATTAACCGAAGTAAATAAATCAATTAATAATAATGTTGTTCCAGCTATTAAGCTAGCTAAAGGCATAATTTCCCAATTTCCAGAAGATCAGCAATTAAAAGGGTATCATATAGAATCTATTGCAATAAAAGCATTTCAAAGGTATCCTAATTCGGAAAAAACAACTAAAAAAGCTTTGCTTACTCATTTCTTTGAAAAAGCAAAAGAAATAGTGAAAAAACCAATAACTGATAGCAGCAATCAATCATTCCATGTTGATGGTTATTTGGGAAATGAAAATTCGAAAAAACGTAGAGCAGCAAGTAATATGTTAAATAAAGTTTTTGAAAAAATGGAAAGGGCAAATGTAAGTTGTTCAGCGGCAGCATGGTCAGAAATATTGGGTAGATAA
- a CDS encoding restriction endonuclease, producing MIYDLPKNWRDLQNKTCKMLLECGFLAEVEKEVKLVRGKTKIDVFANDKTQKPEIIYFCECKYWDSNIPQDEVQSFKSKISEYGANIGFVISKVGFQKGAYEVADKTNVNLVTWDQFQRIFEKKWFDNRLKNLYNDSYPLRDYTKWLSRVNEIADELDPSKQKLFQSLQLKYIPLVSSIYSIIFLNSNDFLKSSPKEFEIVKEGGNIKKVKVYYYSDLFDTLFKECYNATKIFDELFGEKIRLHTEGPDKEFYDRMTGQF from the coding sequence ATGATATATGATTTACCAAAAAATTGGAGAGATTTACAGAATAAAACATGTAAAATGCTTTTAGAATGTGGATTCCTTGCTGAAGTAGAAAAAGAAGTAAAATTAGTTAGAGGTAAAACTAAAATAGATGTTTTTGCCAACGATAAAACTCAAAAACCAGAAATCATATATTTTTGTGAATGTAAATATTGGGATAGTAATATTCCTCAAGATGAAGTTCAATCATTTAAAAGCAAAATCAGCGAATATGGAGCAAATATAGGATTTGTAATATCTAAAGTTGGCTTTCAAAAAGGCGCTTATGAAGTTGCTGATAAAACAAATGTTAATTTAGTTACATGGGATCAATTTCAAAGGATTTTTGAAAAAAAATGGTTTGATAATAGGTTAAAAAATTTGTATAATGACAGTTATCCTCTTCGAGATTATACTAAATGGCTATCTAGAGTCAATGAAATTGCCGATGAACTAGATCCATCTAAACAAAAGCTTTTTCAATCTTTGCAATTAAAATATATTCCATTAGTTTCATCTATATATAGCATTATCTTCCTAAACTCTAATGATTTTTTAAAATCTTCGCCTAAAGAATTTGAGATTGTCAAAGAAGGAGGTAATATAAAAAAAGTGAAAGTATATTATTATTCAGATTTATTTGATACTTTATTCAAGGAATGTTATAATGCAACGAAAATTTTTGATGAGCTATTTGGTGAAAAAATAAGACTTCATACTGAAGGACCAGATAAGGAGTTTTATGATAGGATGACGGGTCAATTTTAA
- a CDS encoding tautomerase family protein has protein sequence MPVLHVNIWKGFEQEKIEYLIENLTKVFSDVGISPEAVEVIIHEIPQSHWGLGGVTCTEKFKDMDPDSWKKMPK, from the coding sequence ATGCCAGTACTTCATGTGAACATATGGAAAGGTTTTGAACAGGAAAAAATCGAGTATTTAATTGAGAATTTGACCAAAGTCTTCTCGGATGTGGGGATTTCACCCGAAGCGGTGGAGGTCATAATACACGAAATTCCACAATCCCACTGGGGATTAGGTGGAGTAACCTGTACTGAAAAATTCAAGGACATGGATCCTGATTCATGGAAGAAAATGCCCAAATAA
- a CDS encoding helix-turn-helix domain-containing protein translates to MGNDYLKELYQTVDDTFSYLRKKWTIPIIKGLFCDCKNFKGFLELNPGLSSKVLSERLKELEENGIVEKVVLNSSAGHTEYYLTEKGRRLNRIIFEMFNFALDEVLKSEDSIKLREESKESLKETLQMNC, encoded by the coding sequence ATGGGTAACGATTATTTAAAAGAACTTTACCAAACCGTTGATGATACTTTTAGCTACCTCCGGAAGAAATGGACTATCCCGATAATTAAAGGATTATTCTGTGATTGTAAAAATTTTAAGGGTTTCCTGGAACTTAATCCTGGATTAAGCAGTAAGGTCCTGTCGGAAAGGCTTAAAGAATTAGAAGAAAACGGCATAGTTGAAAAAGTAGTGTTAAACTCATCTGCAGGCCATACTGAGTACTATTTAACTGAGAAAGGACGCAGATTAAACAGGATTATCTTTGAAATGTTTAATTTTGCCCTGGATGAAGTTTTAAAAAGTGAAGATAGCATTAAATTAAGAGAAGAATCCAAAGAATCATTGAAAGAAACTTTACAGATGAATTGTTAG
- a CDS encoding TIGR00269 family protein, with translation MDVCHKCGNPQIIIKRKQSGQMLCQECFINTVQEKVLKDIRKQKLVEKGDKVLVALSGGKDSVMLLDILNNLRKRKIIDLVAVTIDEGICGYREDGVEIAAQNAELIGVKHRIVSFKDYVGHTLDEIMEDTGDRIACTYCGVFRRWIFNQVAREEGATKIATGHNLDDEAQSILMNYMEGNIQNLTRIGVKSESSYEGFTVKIKPLREIPERETALYVVARDLPVHLAGCPYAGDSFRAKIRDFLKDISQDHPTIMYSTLRGFDKIKPVLKEEFSRKATTGVCAECGEPAAGKLCKACSFRSQWKKE, from the coding sequence ATGGATGTATGTCATAAATGTGGCAACCCCCAGATCATCATCAAGAGGAAGCAATCGGGACAGATGCTCTGCCAGGAATGTTTCATTAACACTGTTCAGGAAAAAGTCCTGAAAGATATCCGCAAACAAAAGCTGGTAGAAAAAGGGGACAAAGTACTGGTTGCATTATCCGGTGGTAAGGACAGTGTAATGCTCCTGGACATACTCAACAATCTCCGAAAAAGGAAAATCATTGACCTGGTGGCAGTAACCATAGATGAGGGTATCTGCGGCTACCGTGAAGATGGAGTGGAGATTGCAGCACAAAACGCGGAACTAATCGGTGTTAAACACAGAATTGTATCCTTTAAAGATTACGTTGGCCACACACTTGATGAAATAATGGAAGATACTGGTGATAGGATTGCCTGCACCTACTGTGGTGTGTTCCGGCGCTGGATCTTTAACCAGGTGGCCAGGGAAGAAGGAGCCACCAAAATAGCCACAGGACACAACCTGGATGATGAGGCCCAGTCCATACTCATGAACTACATGGAGGGGAACATCCAGAACCTCACCCGTATCGGTGTCAAGTCAGAATCAAGTTATGAAGGATTCACCGTTAAAATCAAACCCCTCAGGGAGATCCCTGAAAGGGAAACTGCCTTGTATGTTGTGGCCCGGGATTTACCAGTGCATCTGGCCGGGTGCCCCTATGCTGGGGATTCCTTCCGGGCAAAGATTAGGGACTTCCTTAAAGACATCAGCCAGGATCACCCCACCATAATGTACTCCACACTCAGAGGTTTTGACAAGATTAAACCAGTTTTAAAGGAAGAATTTTCCAGAAAAGCCACTACAGGAGTATGTGCAGAATGCGGGGAACCAGCAGCTGGTAAACTCTGCAAAGCATGCAGTTTCCGCAGTCAATGGAAAAAGGAATAA
- a CDS encoding thioredoxin domain-containing protein, giving the protein MDKYYILISVVIILLLVVGVAISSLTGSKTESNSSNSLQWSTDLNQALADAKATNKSVFVDFYADWCSYCKEMDSGTYTSTQVMEKLNQSYVLVKVDVDENPDLSTKYQAYSLPTMVILDSNGNEIKRIIGYQNPDQLLSQI; this is encoded by the coding sequence ATGGATAAATATTATATTTTGATATCCGTCGTTATAATATTGTTATTGGTAGTGGGCGTTGCTATTTCAAGTTTAACTGGCAGTAAAACTGAATCAAATTCCTCTAATTCCCTTCAGTGGAGTACTGATTTGAACCAGGCATTAGCCGATGCAAAAGCCACCAATAAATCTGTATTTGTGGATTTTTATGCAGACTGGTGTTCTTACTGTAAAGAGATGGATAGTGGAACCTACACTTCAACACAGGTTATGGAAAAATTAAACCAGAGTTACGTGTTGGTAAAGGTAGATGTGGATGAAAACCCAGATCTCAGTACTAAGTACCAGGCTTACAGTCTTCCCACCATGGTGATATTGGACTCCAATGGTAATGAGATAAAGAGGATAATTGGCTATCAAAACCCGGATCAACTTTTAAGTCAGATTTAA
- a CDS encoding MoaD/ThiS family protein — protein sequence MEVTVIIGEDENNMTIEEGKTVKDLLQILEIPTETVVVKKNQTIIIEEESVEDGDIIEVIKVIYGG from the coding sequence ATGGAAGTAACGGTTATCATTGGAGAAGATGAGAATAATATGACAATTGAGGAAGGTAAAACAGTAAAAGACCTTCTCCAGATACTGGAAATACCCACAGAAACCGTTGTGGTCAAGAAAAACCAGACTATAATAATTGAAGAGGAATCTGTGGAAGATGGAGATATTATTGAAGTGATAAAGGTAATTTACGGTGGATAA
- a CDS encoding DUF89 domain-containing protein encodes MKVHYECASCFLRQTREALDLATDDEDLKMQVTEKINKILCQDYKKGADANRLGTRIHRTIKRETGNPDPYHDLREKSDQIALQFLPQVEKILEKDNSLKTYLKAAIAGNVLDFGALGLDSDIEGLVMSTVEKDLSIDHSQELEAELEMAENVLYLADNVGEIVFDKLLIKKLHEYGVEVTVALKEGTILNDASMKEALEVGLDEVARLITTGTDSIGVVYPDLSDDFKAEFEDADLVIAKGLGNYEGLTEMDLGDTPVFSLLNAKCQPVAKDIGADLGGNVVLKLN; translated from the coding sequence ATGAAAGTCCATTATGAATGTGCATCCTGTTTCCTCAGACAGACCAGGGAAGCCCTGGATCTGGCAACCGATGATGAGGACCTTAAGATGCAGGTAACAGAGAAGATCAACAAAATACTATGTCAGGATTATAAAAAAGGAGCCGATGCTAACCGATTAGGCACCCGGATACACCGCACCATTAAAAGGGAAACTGGAAATCCTGATCCCTACCATGATTTACGCGAAAAATCAGACCAGATCGCCCTCCAGTTTTTACCTCAAGTGGAGAAGATACTGGAGAAAGATAATTCACTTAAAACTTATCTTAAAGCAGCAATAGCTGGAAACGTACTTGATTTCGGTGCACTGGGCCTTGATTCGGACATTGAGGGCCTGGTTATGTCTACAGTAGAAAAGGATCTCTCCATTGATCACTCCCAGGAACTGGAAGCAGAACTTGAGATGGCAGAAAACGTACTGTACCTGGCCGATAACGTGGGTGAAATAGTATTTGACAAGTTACTCATCAAAAAACTCCATGAATATGGTGTTGAAGTTACAGTGGCCCTGAAAGAAGGTACAATATTAAACGATGCCAGCATGAAGGAAGCACTGGAAGTGGGTCTGGATGAAGTAGCCCGGTTAATAACCACTGGAACTGATTCTATAGGAGTTGTATATCCTGATCTTTCCGATGATTTCAAAGCGGAATTTGAAGATGCTGATCTGGTTATAGCCAAGGGATTGGGTAATTATGAAGGTTTAACTGAGATGGATCTTGGTGATACACCTGTTTTTTCCCTGTTAAATGCAAAATGCCAACCAGTAGCCAAGGATATTGGGGCTGATTTAGGGGGAAATGTGGTTTTAAAACTAAATTAA
- a CDS encoding NAD(P)-dependent oxidoreductase, with amino-acid sequence MLRKNQIKLGFLGFGDVASTLSEGLLAHGVEVSTCIEGRSQRSVELAKSTGVNLFDSLSELVESSDILLSAVVPAESVSVAKNVGRGFEGVYVDLNNVSPGTVKEAFTHIPNGKTVDGAIMGGIKNGLGTPIIASGEFAENFAELNQYGMNIEVIGPEPGQASGLKMLRSAYTKGVSALLFEAFYAAYQMGVDETLSRYLTLSEGSHFPASANSRLTSSAYHSQRRAQEMDEVVKFLTEYEDPLITRATCEFFHLLPDKTGTISKKPADYRDVFRKVDKKRVKGEKSQ; translated from the coding sequence ATGCTACGAAAAAATCAAATCAAACTAGGTTTCCTGGGATTCGGAGATGTCGCATCAACCTTATCTGAAGGACTGCTGGCACATGGAGTGGAAGTTTCAACCTGTATTGAAGGAAGAAGCCAGAGATCAGTGGAACTTGCAAAATCAACTGGTGTTAACCTATTTGATAGTTTAAGTGAGCTTGTTGAGTCGTCTGATATCTTATTGTCTGCTGTGGTTCCTGCAGAATCCGTCAGTGTGGCCAAAAATGTAGGTAGGGGTTTTGAAGGAGTATACGTGGATTTGAATAACGTCTCTCCGGGTACAGTTAAAGAAGCTTTCACCCATATCCCTAATGGAAAAACAGTAGATGGGGCTATAATGGGTGGTATAAAAAATGGTTTAGGGACTCCTATCATTGCCTCGGGTGAGTTTGCTGAAAACTTTGCTGAGCTCAACCAGTACGGTATGAATATTGAAGTAATTGGTCCTGAGCCTGGTCAGGCATCGGGGTTGAAGATGTTGCGCAGTGCCTACACCAAGGGTGTTTCCGCACTTCTTTTTGAGGCATTTTATGCTGCGTACCAGATGGGAGTTGATGAAACCCTATCACGCTATTTAACACTGAGTGAAGGATCACATTTTCCTGCATCTGCAAACTCACGACTCACCAGCAGTGCCTATCACTCCCAAAGACGTGCCCAGGAAATGGATGAAGTGGTGAAATTCCTAACCGAATACGAGGATCCACTGATTACCCGTGCAACATGTGAATTTTTCCACTTGCTTCCTGATAAAACCGGGACAATATCAAAAAAACCTGCAGATTACCGGGATGTGTTCCGGAAAGTTGATAAAAAAAGGGTTAAGGGAGAAAAATCCCAGTAA
- a CDS encoding nucleotidyltransferase domain-containing protein → MKDNKIEIVKDLVTFGQGSSIRQIANRVKIPYANVYNIIKKLELDDLVTLEKIGSSYRCSLNKKVHPLIFQAEYERTRDLLEKNTDLKILNNKLYNLNFPFVALIFGSYAKGTASKHSDIDLMIISEINREKEFERTINLLPLDIHPTTLSFDQFMNMAKTNEFSVVSELLDRNIILVGIEDYYRMLEHVRPRTNKNSGIEF, encoded by the coding sequence ATGAAAGACAATAAGATCGAAATAGTAAAAGATTTAGTAACATTCGGACAGGGGAGTAGCATTCGTCAAATAGCCAACAGAGTAAAAATACCCTATGCTAATGTTTATAACATTATTAAGAAATTAGAGCTAGATGATCTGGTAACTCTTGAAAAGATTGGTTCTTCTTATAGATGTTCTCTAAATAAAAAAGTCCACCCACTTATATTCCAAGCAGAATATGAGCGTACTAGGGACCTTCTTGAAAAAAATACTGATCTAAAAATTCTAAATAACAAATTATATAACCTAAATTTTCCATTTGTTGCTTTAATTTTTGGATCTTACGCTAAAGGAACAGCATCTAAACATTCTGATATCGACTTGATGATAATCTCTGAAATAAATCGTGAGAAGGAATTTGAAAGGACAATAAATTTGTTACCATTAGATATTCACCCTACGACATTATCTTTCGATCAATTTATGAATATGGCTAAAACCAATGAGTTTAGCGTAGTTTCGGAATTATTGGATAGGAATATTATATTGGTTGGGATAGAAGATTATTATAGGATGTTGGAGCATGTTAGACCCAGAACGAATAAAAATAGCGGAATCGAATTTTAG
- a CDS encoding site-2 protease family protein: MDDFTLIEQSISNYFPIIGFFNGEGSKEGSYFIVGDYNPHSFQSLVNELDQFGFVPFINPDGLHYRINVARKPEKGQSKIHVNIILLLATIGTTLFAGYYLGQGDMWKAVAFAVALLTIIGTHELAHFFAARKHGVDATLPYFIPAPTIIGTFGALINIKSAIPTRKALFDLGYSGPLAGFIVAIPVLLIGLKYSTVATNPDVAIAFTPPLIMQLFSYLVAPAASSGQMIMMHPVAFAGWVGILVTMLNLMPVAFLDGGHISRSLFGVSVHKFVSILGIMVTIILGWYLMAALMVFIFLMGKGHPGALDNVAPMDRKRKIIAVVILIIFVLCLSPAPNNFM; encoded by the coding sequence GTGGATGATTTCACTCTAATTGAACAATCAATTTCCAATTATTTTCCCATAATAGGATTCTTTAATGGTGAAGGTAGCAAGGAAGGATCGTACTTCATTGTTGGGGATTACAATCCCCACAGTTTCCAGTCCTTAGTGAATGAACTGGATCAATTTGGATTTGTTCCTTTCATAAATCCCGATGGTTTGCATTACAGGATAAATGTTGCTAGAAAACCTGAAAAAGGTCAATCAAAGATACATGTTAATATAATTCTTCTTCTGGCCACCATAGGCACCACCCTCTTTGCAGGATACTATCTGGGGCAAGGGGATATGTGGAAAGCAGTGGCCTTTGCAGTAGCCCTTCTGACCATAATCGGGACCCACGAGCTTGCCCACTTTTTTGCAGCCCGGAAACACGGTGTGGATGCAACATTACCCTACTTCATACCCGCACCAACCATTATCGGTACTTTCGGTGCTTTGATCAATATAAAATCTGCTATACCCACCCGGAAAGCCTTATTTGATCTGGGATACAGTGGGCCCCTGGCTGGATTTATTGTGGCTATTCCGGTGCTATTGATTGGGTTAAAATATTCCACAGTGGCTACCAATCCTGATGTGGCCATAGCCTTCACTCCACCACTCATCATGCAATTATTCAGCTACCTGGTGGCGCCCGCTGCCAGCAGTGGCCAGATGATCATGATGCACCCGGTGGCATTTGCTGGATGGGTGGGAATACTGGTTACCATGCTCAATCTGATGCCAGTGGCATTTCTAGATGGAGGACACATATCCCGCTCCCTATTCGGTGTTAGTGTCCATAAATTCGTATCCATCCTGGGAATAATGGTCACCATCATACTGGGATGGTACCTGATGGCCGCACTTATGGTGTTCATTTTCCTGATGGGTAAAGGTCATCCCGGTGCACTGGATAACGTGGCCCCCATGGACCGTAAACGAAAGATAATCGCAGTGGTTATACTGATCATTTTCGTTCTGTGCTTATCTCCGGCTCCAAATAATTTCATGTGA
- a CDS encoding cytidyltransferase codes for MIGISADFDPVHKGHASLIGKAREIADEKGDEVVIYLNKGYSANHAPFFVSFEGRSKMALEAGADRIVPIEGLHHRLTMSYTVPIRIAMMIQDGVTDYVDAAEVNPAQIKKYAARFIKRGIFSGIPRNLPNRNVIRWYAVNEFLYQRFNRKMEFHFIPEGKVNGEKISGRQIRSEILENNLRIPGSVKRLLPKSTVRILEEEIDKGTVPETRNMDILLKRLNTTSRHHLLNTAHLNAEAVEHIIQGRWYQAENQVWASLRQAGYGPVLSRLALSCVEEDVTRREIYELIQDYEKQGIIPPDQTVERVIERDWFVSSMVETGLTSSEAHEKFLNGARTKDKPLYSFDAGLHLRSFELPKLEEGLKAYLYVDKRGVLACELKTKEGKVKSPLKLPGKMATYLRLLVDSQIIPLEGELVKRKRGWRIRLIVG; via the coding sequence TTGATAGGAATAAGCGCTGATTTTGATCCAGTTCACAAGGGACATGCTTCCCTTATTGGGAAGGCCAGGGAAATAGCTGATGAAAAAGGTGATGAGGTGGTAATATACCTTAATAAAGGTTACAGTGCCAATCACGCCCCATTCTTTGTCAGTTTCGAGGGAAGGAGTAAGATGGCCTTGGAGGCAGGGGCTGACCGGATAGTGCCCATTGAAGGTTTGCACCACCGGCTGACCATGTCCTACACCGTCCCCATAAGGATAGCCATGATGATCCAGGATGGGGTCACTGACTATGTGGACGCTGCAGAAGTTAACCCAGCCCAGATAAAAAAGTACGCTGCCAGATTCATTAAAAGAGGAATATTCAGCGGTATTCCCCGTAATCTACCTAACCGGAATGTTATCCGGTGGTATGCGGTGAACGAATTTTTGTATCAGCGTTTTAACCGTAAAATGGAGTTTCATTTCATACCGGAAGGTAAGGTAAATGGGGAGAAGATTTCAGGCAGGCAGATACGTAGCGAAATCCTGGAAAACAATCTCCGTATACCGGGAAGTGTGAAAAGACTGCTCCCCAAATCCACGGTACGCATACTGGAGGAGGAAATTGATAAAGGTACTGTTCCTGAAACCAGGAATATGGATATACTCTTAAAACGTTTGAACACCACATCCCGCCATCATCTTCTAAACACCGCCCACTTAAATGCCGAGGCAGTGGAGCATATCATTCAGGGAAGATGGTACCAGGCCGAGAATCAGGTGTGGGCATCTCTGCGCCAGGCAGGTTACGGTCCAGTGTTAAGCAGACTGGCCTTAAGCTGTGTGGAGGAAGATGTGACACGTAGAGAAATCTACGAGCTAATTCAGGATTATGAGAAACAGGGGATCATCCCCCCGGATCAGACTGTGGAACGGGTTATTGAAAGGGATTGGTTTGTATCCAGTATGGTTGAAACAGGTTTAACCAGTTCTGAGGCCCATGAAAAGTTCCTTAACGGTGCCCGGACAAAGGATAAACCATTATACTCATTTGATGCCGGTCTTCACCTGCGGAGTTTTGAACTTCCCAAGCTGGAGGAAGGATTGAAGGCATACCTCTATGTGGATAAAAGGGGTGTTCTAGCCTGTGAGTTGAAAACCAAAGAAGGTAAGGTTAAAAGTCCACTGAAACTACCAGGGAAGATGGCCACTTACCTGCGCCTGCTGGTGGATTCCCAGATTATTCCACTAGAGGGAGAACTGGTTAAGAGGAAAAGAGGCTGGAGAATCAGGTTAATTGTGGGATAA